A genomic region of Pseudomonas sp. RSB 5.4 contains the following coding sequences:
- a CDS encoding carbohydrate porin: MKKKHVNARLICQVSAAAALVLAGNAMADDAFSSDSKWMTGDWGGERTKLIEQGIDIKADYVGEMGANLHGGYNDDKTGRYSDQFGLGVALDLQKLWGWDNTQAKIQLTNRNGENISNDRVGDPRAGTLSSSQEVYGRGHMVRLTQLWIQHQFFDNKLDVKAGYFGEGEDFNTFPCDFQNLAFCGSQVGNWATNIWYNWPVSQAAIRVKYNINDELYAQIGAYNQNPSQLEHGNGFKLSGSGTAGTVLPVELVWSPKVNSLPGEYRIGYYKSTADANDVREDVNGFDAATTGDAYKTHSSKHGYWFVAQQQLTSHNGDASRGLNIAANATFHDKDTNFIDNYQSVMFVYKGPFDARPKDDVGIGAARIHVNDDVKKNAELLNASNGVSDYDNPVFSPIRDTEYNYEINYGFHVTNWLTVRPNLQYITHPGGVDAVDNALVAGLKIQSVF, encoded by the coding sequence ATGAAAAAGAAACACGTCAATGCCCGGTTGATCTGCCAAGTGTCAGCTGCGGCGGCATTGGTGCTGGCCGGCAATGCAATGGCTGACGATGCATTCAGCTCCGATTCGAAATGGATGACCGGCGACTGGGGTGGCGAGCGTACCAAGCTGATCGAGCAAGGTATCGACATCAAGGCTGACTACGTTGGGGAAATGGGCGCCAACCTGCATGGCGGCTACAACGACGACAAGACCGGTCGCTACAGCGATCAGTTCGGTCTGGGCGTGGCGCTGGACCTGCAAAAACTCTGGGGCTGGGACAACACTCAGGCCAAGATCCAGCTGACCAATCGTAATGGCGAAAACATTTCCAACGACCGTGTTGGCGATCCGCGTGCGGGCACCCTGTCGTCCTCGCAGGAAGTCTACGGTCGTGGCCACATGGTGCGTCTGACCCAGTTGTGGATTCAGCACCAGTTCTTCGACAACAAACTCGACGTCAAGGCCGGTTACTTCGGTGAAGGCGAAGACTTCAACACCTTCCCGTGCGACTTCCAGAACCTGGCGTTCTGCGGCTCGCAGGTCGGTAACTGGGCGACGAACATCTGGTACAACTGGCCCGTCAGCCAGGCCGCGATCCGCGTGAAGTACAACATCAATGACGAGCTCTACGCTCAGATCGGTGCGTACAACCAGAACCCGTCGCAACTGGAACACGGCAACGGCTTCAAGCTCAGCGGCAGCGGTACTGCCGGTACCGTATTGCCCGTCGAGCTGGTCTGGTCGCCGAAGGTCAACAGCCTGCCGGGCGAATACCGTATCGGTTACTACAAGAGCACGGCGGATGCCAATGACGTCCGCGAAGACGTCAACGGTTTCGACGCGGCGACCACCGGTGACGCGTACAAGACCCACAGCAGCAAACACGGCTACTGGTTCGTCGCGCAACAGCAACTCACCAGCCACAATGGTGATGCATCGCGCGGTCTGAACATCGCGGCCAACGCCACGTTCCACGACAAGGACACCAACTTCATCGACAACTACCAGTCGGTGATGTTTGTCTACAAAGGCCCGTTCGACGCGCGTCCGAAGGATGACGTCGGCATCGGCGCGGCGCGTATCCACGTCAACGATGACGTGAAGAAAAACGCTGAACTGCTGAACGCTTCCAACGGTGTTTCGGACTACGACAATCCGGTGTTCTCGCCGATTCGTGATACCGAATACAACTACGAGATCAACTACGGCTTCCACGTCACCAACTGGCTGACGGTGCGTCCTAACCTGCAATACATCACTCACCCGGGTGGTGTTGATGCCGTGGACAACGCATTGGTCGCTGGCCTGAAAATTCAGTCGGTGTTCTAA
- the ugpC gene encoding sn-glycerol-3-phosphate ABC transporter ATP-binding protein UgpC: MATLELRNVNKTYGAGLPDTLKNIELSIKDGEFLILVGPSGCGKSTLMNCIAGLETITGGAIMIGDQDVSGMSPKDRDIAMVFQSYALYPTMSVRENIEFGLKIRKMPQSAIDEEVARVAKLLQIEHLLNRKPGQLSGGQQQRVAMGRALARRPKIYLFDEPLSNLDAKLRVEMRTEMKLMHQRLKTTTVYVTHDQIEAMTLGDKVAVMKDGIIQQFGTPKEIYNDPANLFVASFIGSPPMNFIPLRLQRKDGRLLALLDSGQARCELPMSMQDAGLEDREVILGLRPEQIVLASGEGNGLPSIKAEVQVTEPTGPDTLVFVNLNETKVCCRLAPDVAPQVGETLTLQFDPSKVLLFDAKTGERLGVSGQAQTEARSANVAQFKGR; the protein is encoded by the coding sequence ATGGCAACGCTCGAACTTCGCAACGTCAACAAGACCTACGGTGCCGGCCTGCCGGACACCCTGAAGAACATCGAACTGTCGATCAAGGACGGTGAGTTCCTGATCCTCGTCGGCCCGTCGGGCTGCGGCAAGTCGACCCTGATGAACTGCATCGCCGGCCTCGAGACCATCACCGGCGGCGCGATCATGATCGGCGACCAGGACGTCAGCGGCATGAGCCCGAAGGATCGCGACATCGCTATGGTGTTCCAGTCCTACGCGCTGTACCCGACCATGAGCGTGCGCGAGAACATCGAGTTCGGTCTGAAGATCCGCAAGATGCCGCAGTCGGCGATCGACGAAGAAGTCGCGCGTGTGGCCAAGCTGCTGCAGATCGAACACCTGCTCAACCGCAAGCCGGGCCAGCTCTCCGGTGGTCAGCAACAGCGTGTGGCGATGGGCCGGGCACTGGCGCGGCGGCCGAAGATCTATCTGTTCGACGAACCGCTGTCCAACCTCGACGCCAAGCTGCGCGTCGAGATGCGCACCGAAATGAAACTGATGCACCAGCGCCTGAAAACCACCACGGTCTACGTGACCCACGACCAGATCGAAGCGATGACCCTGGGCGACAAAGTGGCGGTGATGAAGGACGGGATCATCCAGCAGTTCGGCACGCCGAAAGAGATCTACAACGATCCGGCCAACCTGTTCGTGGCGAGCTTCATCGGTTCGCCGCCGATGAACTTCATCCCGCTGCGCCTGCAACGCAAGGACGGTCGTCTGCTGGCACTGCTCGACAGCGGCCAGGCCCGTTGCGAGTTGCCGATGAGCATGCAGGACGCCGGTCTGGAAGATCGCGAAGTGATCCTCGGCCTGCGCCCGGAACAGATCGTTCTGGCGAGCGGCGAGGGCAATGGCCTGCCGAGCATCAAGGCCGAAGTGCAGGTCACCGAACCGACCGGTCCGGACACCCTGGTGTTCGTCAACCTGAATGAAACCAAGGTCTGCTGCCGTCTGGCACCGGACGTGGCACCGCAGGTGGGCGAGACCCTGACACTGCAATTCGATCCGTCGAAAGTGTTGTTGTTCGATGCCAAGACTGGCGAGCGTCTGGGCGTTTCGGGCCAGGCGCAGACCGAAGCGCGGTCGGCGAACGTCGCCCAATTCAAGGGTCGCTGA
- a CDS encoding carbohydrate ABC transporter permease, which produces MTSLAAKPAFSLSRVAIYAVLILAVLLYLIPLVVMLLTSFKTPEDISTGNLLSWPTVVSGIGWVKAWATVDGYFWNSIKITVPAVVISTAIGALNGYVLSMWRFRGSQLFFGLLLFGCFLPFQTVLLPASFTLGKMGLASTTTGLVFVHIVYGLAFTTLFFRNYYVSIPDALVKAARLDGAGFFTIFRRIILPMSTPIIMVCLIWQFTQIWNDFLFGVVFSSGDSQPITVALNNLVNTSTGAKEYNVDMAAAMIAGLPTLLVYVVAGKYFVRGLTAGAVKG; this is translated from the coding sequence ATGACTAGTCTCGCTGCCAAACCTGCCTTCAGCCTGAGTCGCGTCGCGATCTACGCGGTGCTGATCCTCGCGGTCCTGCTGTACCTGATTCCGCTGGTGGTGATGCTGCTGACCAGCTTCAAGACCCCGGAAGACATCAGCACCGGCAACCTGCTGAGCTGGCCGACCGTGGTCAGCGGCATCGGCTGGGTCAAGGCCTGGGCCACGGTTGACGGTTACTTCTGGAACTCGATCAAGATCACCGTGCCGGCCGTGGTCATCTCCACCGCCATCGGCGCGCTGAACGGTTACGTGTTGTCGATGTGGCGCTTCCGTGGTTCGCAGCTGTTCTTCGGTCTGCTGCTGTTCGGCTGCTTCCTGCCGTTCCAGACCGTGCTGCTGCCAGCGTCGTTCACCCTCGGCAAGATGGGCCTGGCCAGCACCACGACGGGGTTGGTGTTCGTCCACATAGTCTATGGTCTGGCGTTTACTACGCTGTTCTTCCGTAACTACTACGTGAGTATTCCCGATGCGCTGGTCAAGGCTGCGCGTCTGGATGGCGCGGGTTTCTTCACGATTTTCCGGCGGATCATTCTGCCGATGTCGACCCCGATCATCATGGTCTGCCTGATCTGGCAGTTCACCCAGATCTGGAACGACTTCCTGTTCGGTGTGGTGTTCTCCAGCGGTGATTCGCAACCGATCACGGTGGCGCTGAATAACCTGGTCAACACCAGCACCGGGGCCAAGGAATACAACGTGGATATGGCAGCGGCGATGATCGCCGGCCTGCCGACCCTGCTGGTCTATGTGGTCGCAGGCAAGTATTTCGTGCGCGGGCTGACGGCCGGCGCAGTCAAGGGGTAA
- a CDS encoding sugar ABC transporter permease: MSSVAVFSKASPFDALQRWLPKLVLAPSMFIVLVGFYGYILWTFVLSFTTSTFLPNYKWAGLAQYARLFDNDRWWVASKNLAVFGGMFIGITLVIGVLLAVFLDQRIRREGFIRTIYLYPMALSMIVTGTAWKWLLNPGMGLDKLLRDWGWEGFRLDWLIDPDRVVYCLVIAAVWQASGFIMAMFLAGLRGVDQSIIRAAQIDGASMPTIYWKVVLPSLRPVFFSAVMILAHIAIKSFDLVAAMTAGGPGYSSDLPAMFMYSFTFSRGQMGMGSASAILMLGAILAIIVPYLYSELRTKRHD; the protein is encoded by the coding sequence ATGAGTTCTGTTGCTGTGTTCAGCAAAGCCTCGCCGTTCGATGCACTGCAGCGCTGGCTACCGAAACTGGTGCTGGCGCCGAGCATGTTCATCGTGCTGGTGGGCTTCTATGGCTACATCCTGTGGACGTTCGTGCTGTCGTTCACCACCTCGACGTTTCTGCCCAACTACAAGTGGGCCGGCCTGGCGCAATACGCACGGCTGTTCGACAACGACCGTTGGTGGGTCGCGAGCAAGAACCTCGCGGTGTTCGGTGGCATGTTCATTGGCATCACCCTGGTGATCGGCGTGCTGTTGGCGGTGTTCCTCGACCAGCGCATCCGTCGCGAAGGCTTTATCCGCACCATTTACCTGTACCCGATGGCGCTCTCGATGATCGTCACCGGTACCGCGTGGAAATGGCTGCTCAACCCGGGCATGGGCCTGGACAAATTGTTGCGTGACTGGGGCTGGGAAGGCTTCCGTCTGGACTGGCTGATCGACCCGGATCGCGTGGTCTACTGCCTGGTGATCGCCGCCGTGTGGCAAGCCTCGGGCTTCATCATGGCGATGTTCCTCGCCGGCCTGCGTGGCGTTGATCAGTCGATCATCCGTGCCGCACAGATCGATGGCGCGAGCATGCCGACCATCTACTGGAAAGTCGTGCTGCCAAGCCTGCGTCCGGTGTTCTTCAGTGCGGTAATGATTCTGGCGCACATCGCGATCAAGAGCTTCGACCTGGTCGCGGCGATGACGGCCGGTGGCCCGGGTTATTCCTCCGACCTGCCGGCGATGTTCATGTATTCCTTCACCTTCAGTCGCGGCCAGATGGGCATGGGCTCGGCCAGTGCGATTCTGATGCTCGGTGCGATTCTCGCGATCATCGTGCCTTACCTGTACTCCGAGCTGAGGACCAAGCGTCATGACTAG
- a CDS encoding ABC transporter substrate-binding protein — protein sequence MNAISRLATVISVASLFPLAILPLSVSAAESKGSVEVVHWWTSGGEKAAVDVLKAQVEKDGFTWKDGAVAGGGGATAMTVLKSRAVAGNPPGVAQIKGPDIQEWASTGLLDTDVLKDVAKEEKWDSLLDKKVSDTVKYDGDYVAVPVNIHRVNWLWINPEVFKKAGITKNPTTLEEFYAAGDKLKAAGFIPLAHGGQPWQDSTVFEAVVLSVMGVDGYKKALVDLDNKALTGPEMVKALTELKKVATYMDVDGKGQDWNLEAAKVINGKAGMQIMGDWAKSEWTAAKKVAGKDYECVAFPGTDKAFTYNIDSLAVFKQKDKGTAAGQQDIAKVVLGENFQKVFSINKGSIPVRNDMLNNMDKLGFDSCAQTAAKDFLADAKTGGLQPSMAHNMATTLAVQGAFFDVVTNYINDPKADPADAAKKLGAAVQSAK from the coding sequence ATGAATGCGATTTCTCGCCTCGCTACTGTCATTTCTGTCGCCTCCCTGTTCCCGCTCGCAATTCTGCCCCTCAGTGTGTCCGCTGCCGAATCCAAAGGTTCGGTCGAAGTCGTGCACTGGTGGACGTCCGGTGGCGAAAAAGCCGCTGTCGATGTGCTCAAGGCCCAAGTCGAAAAAGACGGCTTTACCTGGAAAGACGGCGCTGTCGCCGGCGGTGGCGGTGCCACGGCCATGACCGTGCTGAAAAGCCGTGCGGTTGCCGGCAACCCGCCGGGCGTCGCCCAGATCAAAGGCCCGGACATTCAGGAATGGGCCTCCACCGGTCTGCTCGACACCGACGTCCTGAAAGACGTGGCCAAAGAAGAGAAGTGGGACAGCCTGCTCGACAAGAAAGTCTCCGATACCGTGAAGTACGACGGTGATTACGTGGCCGTACCGGTGAACATTCACCGAGTGAACTGGCTGTGGATCAACCCGGAAGTCTTCAAGAAAGCCGGCATCACCAAGAACCCGACCACCCTCGAAGAATTCTACGCCGCCGGCGACAAGCTCAAGGCTGCGGGCTTCATCCCGCTGGCCCACGGCGGTCAGCCTTGGCAGGACAGCACCGTGTTCGAAGCCGTGGTGCTCTCGGTCATGGGCGTTGATGGTTACAAGAAAGCCCTGGTCGATCTGGACAACAAAGCGCTGACCGGCCCCGAGATGGTCAAGGCGCTGACCGAGCTGAAGAAAGTCGCGACCTACATGGACGTCGACGGCAAAGGCCAGGACTGGAACCTGGAAGCGGCCAAAGTCATCAACGGCAAGGCCGGCATGCAGATCATGGGTGACTGGGCCAAGTCCGAGTGGACTGCTGCCAAGAAAGTCGCCGGCAAGGATTACGAGTGCGTAGCCTTCCCGGGCACCGACAAGGCGTTCACCTACAACATCGACTCCCTGGCGGTGTTCAAGCAGAAAGACAAAGGCACGGCGGCCGGTCAGCAGGACATCGCCAAAGTGGTGCTGGGTGAAAACTTCCAGAAAGTCTTCAGCATCAACAAAGGCTCGATCCCGGTGCGTAACGACATGTTGAACAACATGGACAAACTCGGTTTCGACTCCTGCGCGCAGACCGCTGCCAAGGACTTCCTGGCAGACGCCAAGACGGGCGGCCTGCAGCCGAGCATGGCGCACAACATGGCGACCACGCTGGCGGTGCAGGGCGCGTTCTTTGATGTGGTGACCAACTACATCAACGACCCGAAAGCCGATCCGGCCGATGCGGCCAAGAAGCTGGGCGCGGCGGTTCAGTCGGCCAAATAA
- a CDS encoding AGE family epimerase/isomerase, which produces MDLFHPGFSSWLNAPAHQQWLGDEGLRLLAFAKASRLPEGFGNLDERGRLPASAQAETMNTARMTHSFAMAHIQGLPGFAELVDHGIAALRGPLRDALHGGWFAVAEHRDGNTGKNAYLHAFVALAASSAVVAQRPGAQALLDDAIDIIDTYFWSEEEGAMREFFNRDWREEEAYRGANSNMHATEAFLALADVTEDPRWLVRAQRIVERVIHGHAAANGYMVIEHFDRDWQPLREYNRDNPADGFRPYGTTPGHGFEWARLLLHLEAARVQAGMLTPGWLATDAQKLFEQNCRNGWDVDGAPGIVYTLDWDNQAVVRHRLHWTHAEASAAASALLKRTGDQQYEIWYRQFWEFCEMYFIDRCDGSWHHELDPQNRPSADIWPGKPDLYHAWQAVLIPRLPLSPSMATALAQLSRSVPV; this is translated from the coding sequence ATGGATCTTTTCCACCCAGGCTTCAGCAGTTGGCTGAACGCCCCTGCTCACCAGCAATGGCTCGGCGACGAAGGCCTGCGTCTGCTGGCATTCGCCAAGGCTTCCAGACTGCCCGAAGGTTTCGGCAACCTCGACGAGCGCGGCCGTTTGCCGGCGAGCGCGCAAGCCGAAACCATGAACACCGCGCGCATGACCCACAGTTTCGCCATGGCCCATATTCAGGGGCTGCCGGGGTTTGCCGAACTGGTCGATCACGGCATCGCGGCCCTGCGCGGGCCGCTGCGGGATGCGCTGCACGGCGGCTGGTTTGCGGTCGCCGAACATCGCGACGGCAACACCGGCAAGAACGCCTATCTGCATGCTTTCGTTGCGCTCGCGGCCAGTTCTGCGGTGGTTGCGCAACGTCCCGGCGCCCAGGCGCTGCTGGATGATGCGATCGACATCATCGACACCTATTTCTGGAGCGAAGAAGAGGGCGCGATGCGCGAATTCTTCAATCGCGACTGGCGCGAAGAAGAAGCCTATCGCGGCGCCAACAGCAACATGCACGCCACCGAAGCATTCCTCGCGCTGGCCGATGTCACCGAAGACCCGCGCTGGCTGGTGCGTGCGCAACGCATCGTCGAGCGAGTGATTCACGGTCACGCCGCCGCCAACGGCTACATGGTCATCGAGCACTTCGATCGCGACTGGCAACCGCTGCGCGAATACAACCGCGACAATCCGGCCGACGGCTTCCGCCCTTACGGCACCACCCCGGGCCACGGTTTCGAGTGGGCGCGGCTGCTGCTGCACCTCGAAGCGGCGCGGGTCCAGGCCGGGATGCTCACGCCGGGCTGGCTGGCGACCGATGCGCAAAAACTTTTCGAACAGAACTGCCGAAACGGCTGGGACGTCGATGGCGCCCCGGGGATCGTCTACACCCTCGACTGGGACAACCAAGCCGTGGTGCGTCACCGTTTGCACTGGACCCATGCCGAGGCCAGCGCCGCCGCCAGTGCCTTGCTCAAACGCACTGGCGATCAGCAATACGAAATCTGGTACCGCCAGTTCTGGGAATTCTGCGAGATGTATTTCATCGATCGCTGCGACGGCAGTTGGCATCACGAACTCGATCCGCAAAACCGTCCGAGCGCCGATATCTGGCCGGGCAAACCCGATCTGTACCACGCCTGGCAGGCGGTGCTGATCCCTCGTCTACCCTTGTCACCGAGTATGGCAACGGCTCTGGCGCAATTATCTCGGTCCGTTCCTGTGTAA
- a CDS encoding ATP-binding protein translates to MVTESLRRLASKVPVPRSLLGRMLLLTLLAVLFAQTLSSVIWVSQLRATQLEGLVTSARSLAHSMTASVSYFRSLPVAYRPLVLDQLRSMGGTRFVVTLNDKPLGMDVLAITPRKAAVIEAVDEVLRQSLGHDTDISVTFVSPEDLRIFNAGLKLDELPRSWAHYALTLEPVNPPVLVTQIQMAPGEWLYIASLLPEPYTSLEEQGLPAQQVWFIVLTSGFLLLFIGLLVHWQSRPLKRLARAARDLSLGADVEPVAEGGGSEVVEVGRAFNTMRERISRYLTERSQLFSAISHDLRTPITRLRLRVELLEDEKLQAKFGRDLDELELLVKGALQCVKDTDIHENIEPVDLNHVLDCLVEPYLAPNGNGRVTQQGKALAAYPGKPLALKRCIGNLIDNALKYGQNAHLHIDDDERAFVLHVDDEGPGVPEQRLEQVFEPHFRLAGQQQGYGLGLGIARNIAHSHGGEVTLQNLREGGLRVTLQLPRSVD, encoded by the coding sequence ATGGTCACTGAGTCGCTGCGCCGGCTCGCCAGCAAAGTCCCGGTGCCGCGTTCGCTGCTCGGGCGGATGCTGCTGTTGACCCTGTTGGCGGTGCTGTTCGCGCAGACGTTGTCGAGCGTGATCTGGGTCTCGCAACTGCGCGCGACCCAGCTCGAAGGCCTGGTCACCAGCGCCCGCAGCCTGGCCCATTCGATGACCGCCAGCGTCAGTTATTTTCGCTCGTTGCCGGTGGCGTACCGGCCGCTGGTACTCGACCAGTTGCGCAGCATGGGCGGCACCCGGTTTGTGGTGACGCTCAACGACAAGCCGCTGGGTATGGACGTGCTGGCGATCACCCCGCGCAAGGCGGCGGTGATTGAAGCAGTGGACGAAGTGCTGCGTCAGTCGCTGGGCCATGACACTGATATCTCGGTGACCTTCGTCAGCCCCGAGGATTTGCGGATCTTCAATGCCGGGCTGAAACTCGATGAGCTGCCGCGCTCGTGGGCGCATTACGCGTTGACCCTGGAACCGGTGAATCCGCCGGTGCTGGTGACGCAGATTCAGATGGCGCCGGGCGAGTGGCTGTACATCGCGTCGTTGCTGCCCGAACCTTACACCAGCCTCGAAGAACAAGGCCTGCCGGCGCAGCAGGTGTGGTTCATCGTCCTTACCAGCGGCTTTTTGCTGCTGTTCATCGGCCTGCTGGTGCACTGGCAGAGCCGGCCGCTCAAGCGTCTGGCGCGGGCGGCGCGGGATCTGTCGCTGGGCGCCGATGTCGAGCCGGTGGCCGAGGGCGGCGGCAGCGAAGTGGTGGAAGTGGGCCGTGCGTTCAACACCATGCGCGAGCGCATCAGCCGTTACCTGACCGAACGCAGCCAGTTGTTCAGCGCGATTTCCCATGACCTGCGCACACCGATCACCCGTCTGCGCTTGCGCGTCGAACTGCTCGAAGACGAGAAGCTGCAAGCCAAGTTCGGCCGCGATCTGGATGAACTTGAGTTGCTGGTCAAAGGCGCGCTGCAATGCGTGAAAGACACCGACATCCACGAGAACATCGAGCCGGTGGATCTCAATCATGTGCTCGATTGTCTGGTGGAGCCGTATCTGGCGCCCAACGGCAATGGCCGCGTGACCCAGCAAGGCAAGGCGCTGGCGGCGTATCCGGGCAAGCCTTTGGCGTTGAAGCGCTGCATCGGCAACCTGATCGACAATGCGCTGAAGTACGGGCAGAACGCGCATCTGCACATCGATGACGATGAGCGCGCGTTTGTCCTGCACGTCGACGACGAAGGCCCGGGCGTACCGGAGCAGCGGTTGGAGCAGGTGTTCGAGCCGCACTTTCGCTTGGCCGGGCAGCAGCAGGGTTATGGGCTGGGCCTGGGCATTGCGCGCAACATCGCTCACAGCCATGGCGGTGAAGTGACGTTGCAGAATCTGCGTGAGGGTGGGTTGCGGGTGACGTTGCAGTTGCCGCGCAGTGTTGACTGA